The following are encoded in a window of Pseudomonas sp. St316 genomic DNA:
- the dapF gene encoding diaminopimelate epimerase, which produces MLLRFTKMHGLGNDFMVLDLVSQHAHILPKHAKQWGDRHTGIGFDQLLIVEAPNNPDVDFRYRIFNADGSEVEQCGNGARCFARFVLDKRLTAKRQIRVETKSGIIELDVRSDGQIGVNMGAPRLVPADIPFQAPAQALSYQVEVDGTPVELAAISMGNPHAVLRVADINSAPVHELGPKIEHHPRFPARVNVGFLQVIDRHRAQLRVWERGAGETQACGTGACAAAVAAISQGWMDSPLLIDLPGGRLSIEWAGPGQPVMMTGPAVRVYEGQVRL; this is translated from the coding sequence ATGCTGCTGCGTTTTACCAAGATGCACGGCCTGGGCAATGACTTCATGGTCCTCGACCTGGTCAGCCAGCACGCGCACATCCTGCCCAAGCATGCCAAGCAATGGGGCGACCGGCACACCGGTATCGGTTTCGACCAGTTGCTGATCGTCGAGGCACCCAACAATCCGGACGTGGATTTCCGTTATCGGATCTTCAACGCCGACGGTTCGGAAGTGGAGCAATGCGGCAACGGCGCGCGCTGCTTCGCCCGCTTCGTGCTGGACAAGCGCCTGACCGCCAAACGGCAGATCCGTGTCGAGACCAAGAGCGGCATCATCGAACTGGATGTGCGCAGCGATGGCCAGATCGGCGTCAACATGGGCGCCCCGCGCCTGGTACCGGCGGACATTCCCTTCCAGGCACCGGCCCAGGCCTTGAGCTATCAGGTGGAGGTCGACGGCACCCCGGTGGAACTGGCGGCGATCTCCATGGGCAACCCCCACGCCGTGCTGCGAGTGGCCGATATCAACAGTGCCCCGGTGCATGAACTGGGGCCGAAAATCGAGCACCATCCGCGCTTCCCCGCGCGGGTGAACGTCGGTTTCCTGCAAGTCATCGACCGCCACCGCGCACAATTGCGCGTCTGGGAACGCGGCGCCGGGGAAACCCAGGCCTGCGGTACCGGCGCCTGTGCCGCCGCAGTCGCTGCGATCAGCCAGGGGTGGATGGATTCGCCATTGTTGATCGACCTGCCCGGCGGGCGCCTGTCCATCGAATGGGCAGGCCCTGGCCAACCGGTGATGATGACCGGCCCGGCAGTGCGCGTATACGAAGGACAAGTTCGTCTTTGA
- a CDS encoding DUF484 family protein, with product MTDQPQVPAPQPDESPSLPEAAAVAAYLETHPDFFVEHEELLATMRIPHRRGDTVSLVEHQMKILRERNIEMRHRLSHLMDVARDNDRLFDKTRRLILALMDASTLEDLVMSVEDSLRQDFQVPFVSLILFGDNAMPVGRWVTHAEAQTAIGGLLTENKSVSGSLREHELDFLFGEEQRKQIGSTAVVAIAHQGVHGVLAIASRDPQHYKSSVGTLFLSYIAEVTGRVLPRVAGSLRSVR from the coding sequence ATGACCGACCAGCCACAGGTTCCAGCCCCACAGCCCGACGAATCTCCCAGCCTCCCGGAAGCCGCGGCCGTGGCGGCTTACCTGGAGACTCATCCGGACTTCTTCGTCGAGCATGAAGAACTGCTTGCGACGATGCGCATCCCCCACCGGCGCGGCGATACCGTGTCGCTGGTGGAGCACCAGATGAAAATCCTGCGTGAGCGCAACATCGAAATGCGCCATCGTCTTTCGCACCTGATGGACGTAGCCCGGGACAACGACCGACTTTTCGACAAGACCCGTCGGCTGATCCTGGCCCTGATGGACGCCAGCACCCTCGAAGACCTGGTGATGAGCGTCGAAGACAGCCTGCGCCAGGATTTCCAGGTGCCCTTTGTCAGCCTGATCCTGTTCGGCGACAACGCCATGCCGGTGGGCCGCTGGGTGACCCACGCCGAAGCGCAGACGGCCATCGGCGGCCTGCTCACGGAAAACAAAAGCGTCAGCGGCAGTCTGCGCGAACATGAGCTGGATTTCCTGTTCGGCGAAGAACAACGCAAACAGATCGGCTCCACCGCCGTCGTCGCCATCGCCCACCAGGGCGTGCACGGCGTGCTGGCCATCGCCAGTCGCGATCCGCAGCACTACAAGAGTTCGGTGGGCACGCTGTTTTTGAGCTACATCGCCGAAGTCACCGGCCGGGTGTTGCCAAGGGTCGCTGGCTCGCTGCGCTCGGTACGCTGA
- the xerC gene encoding tyrosine recombinase XerC yields the protein MERQLDAYCEHLRSERQVSPHTLSAYRRDLEKVLGWCQKQNIDSWSALDIQRLRSLIARLHQQGQSSRSLARLLSAVRGLYHYLNREGLCDHDPATGLAPPKGERRLPKTLDTDRALQLLEGAVEDDFLARRDQAILELFYSSGLRLSELTGLNLDQLDLADGMVQVLGKGSKTRLLPVGRKAREALEQWLPLRALTNPADDAVFVSQQGRRLGPRAIQLRVKAAGERELGQNLHPHMLRHSFASHLLESSQDLRAVQELLGHSDIKTTQIYTHLDFQHLATVYDSAHPRAKRIKGDES from the coding sequence ATGGAACGGCAACTGGACGCCTACTGCGAACACCTGCGCAGCGAGCGCCAGGTGTCGCCCCACACCTTGTCGGCCTATCGCCGCGACCTGGAAAAAGTCCTGGGTTGGTGCCAGAAGCAGAACATCGACAGTTGGTCGGCCCTGGATATCCAGCGCTTGCGCAGCCTGATCGCCCGCCTGCATCAACAAGGGCAATCCTCCCGCAGCCTGGCGCGCCTGTTGTCGGCGGTGCGTGGCTTGTATCACTACCTCAACCGCGAAGGCTTGTGCGATCACGACCCGGCCACCGGCCTGGCGCCGCCCAAGGGCGAACGCCGGTTGCCCAAGACCCTCGACACCGACCGCGCCCTGCAATTGCTCGAAGGCGCCGTCGAGGATGACTTCCTGGCCCGGCGTGACCAGGCGATTCTCGAGCTGTTCTATTCTTCCGGCCTGCGGCTTTCCGAGCTGACGGGGCTTAACCTGGATCAACTGGACCTGGCCGACGGCATGGTCCAGGTGCTCGGCAAGGGCAGCAAGACACGCCTGCTGCCCGTCGGCCGCAAGGCCCGTGAAGCCCTGGAGCAGTGGCTGCCACTGCGGGCGTTGACCAACCCCGCCGACGATGCGGTCTTCGTCAGCCAACAAGGGCGGCGCCTCGGCCCACGGGCGATTCAGTTGCGGGTCAAGGCTGCCGGCGAGCGCGAGCTGGGACAGAACCTGCACCCGCACATGCTCCGGCACTCCTTCGCCAGCCATCTGCTGGAATCCTCCCAGGACCTGCGCGCCGTTCAAGAGCTGCTGGGGCACTCGGACATCAAGACCACCCAGATCTACACCCATCTGGATTTCCAGCACCTGGCGACGGTCTATGACAGTGCCCACCCCAGGGCCAAACGCATCAAGGGCGACGAATCATGA
- a CDS encoding HAD-IA family hydrolase: MTIELITFDLDDTLWDTAPVIASAEATLRQWLTDHAPNLGSVPVEHLFSIREQVLREEPGLKHRISALRRRVLFRALQEAGYDQWQACELADQAFETFLHARHQLEIFPEVQPTLEILANHFALGVVTNGNADVRRLGLADYFKFALCAEDIGIAKPDARLFQEALQRGGATAQTAVHIGDHPGDDIAGAQQAGLRAVWFNPTGKAWEAEHAPDAEIRSLTELPGLLAGWHRQR; the protein is encoded by the coding sequence ATGACCATCGAGCTCATCACTTTCGACCTGGACGACACCCTGTGGGACACCGCCCCGGTGATCGCCAGCGCCGAAGCCACACTCCGCCAATGGCTGACCGACCACGCACCGAACCTGGGCAGCGTACCGGTGGAACATCTTTTTTCGATTCGCGAGCAAGTGTTGCGTGAAGAGCCCGGCCTGAAGCATCGCATCAGTGCGTTGCGTCGACGGGTACTGTTCCGTGCCTTGCAGGAAGCCGGCTACGACCAGTGGCAAGCCTGCGAACTGGCGGACCAGGCCTTCGAGACGTTCCTGCACGCCCGCCATCAACTGGAGATTTTTCCCGAGGTGCAGCCCACCCTGGAGATCCTGGCCAATCATTTCGCCCTCGGCGTAGTCACCAATGGCAACGCCGACGTGCGGCGCCTGGGGCTGGCGGACTATTTCAAATTCGCCTTGTGTGCCGAAGACATCGGCATCGCCAAGCCTGACGCCCGGCTGTTCCAGGAAGCCCTGCAACGCGGCGGCGCCACGGCACAGACTGCCGTGCACATTGGCGATCACCCGGGCGACGACATCGCCGGGGCCCAACAGGCCGGCCTGCGCGCCGTATGGTTCAACCCCACGGGCAAGGCCTGGGAGGCCGAGCATGCGCCGGATGCAGAAATCCGCAGCCTGACCGAACTGCCAGGGTTATTGGCAGGATGGCATCGCCAGCGTTGA